In a genomic window of Planctomycetota bacterium:
- a CDS encoding Hsp20/alpha crystallin family protein, with amino-acid sequence MLWPRRVRDLWPWEPLREMQRLERDMHRLFSGLMPATAARVWPPVNVWTGRDDTVVTAELPGVAPDKLDISVVGDTLTLSGTREPVEAREGQVVNQLERESGSFTRTIQLPYRVEPEKVEATYAKGVLRIRLPRLEADKPKQIAVKASN; translated from the coding sequence ATGCTGTGGCCAAGGAGAGTGCGAGACCTGTGGCCGTGGGAGCCCCTGCGCGAGATGCAGCGCCTCGAGCGCGACATGCACCGCCTCTTCTCGGGCCTCATGCCCGCCACCGCCGCGCGCGTCTGGCCGCCCGTCAACGTGTGGACCGGCCGCGACGACACCGTCGTGACCGCTGAGCTGCCGGGCGTGGCGCCCGACAAGCTCGACATCTCGGTCGTGGGCGACACCCTCACCCTCAGCGGCACCCGCGAACCCGTCGAGGCCAGGGAAGGCCAGGTGGTGAACCAGCTCGAACGCGAGTCCGGCAGCTTCACCCGAACCATTCAGCTCCCCTATCGCGTCGAGCCCGAGAAGGTCGAGGCCACCTACGCCAAGGGCGTGCTCCGCATCCGTCTCCCCCGGCTCGAAGCCGACAAGCCCAAGCAAATCGCCGTCAAGGCGAGCAACTGA
- a CDS encoding glycoside hydrolase family 99-like domain-containing protein, with translation MARPARRPEVVAIYCPLWHNYDHASSWKGEGWCEWELVKSAIPRFPGHRQPLRPEWGCFDESDPAWAAREATLAADHGIDVFLFDWYWYSGVRIMEEALEQGFLKTPARRLKFALMWANHDWADYFPPPFGKPWNMWLPSRHSARDLERVMDYSIEHYFAQPNYWQVGGRLFYSVFQPVKFVNELGGAPATRKLLAKMDRKLRAAGLPPLHWNAMLWSPDPVPMLKEAGFRSTTTYVVNSSGKAGPDLLDRYEDVMAAHRASWQRLSAAPLPHLPVVSMGWDVTPRCVADLPWPFPPSPATGRHDYPYMSLVVGNTPELYGQLCADARRHIEADPAKPFAVMLNAWNEWTEGSYLLPEERTGTAYLEALRATFPR, from the coding sequence ATGGCCAGACCCGCGCGCCGACCCGAGGTGGTGGCGATCTACTGCCCGCTGTGGCACAACTACGACCACGCCAGCTCGTGGAAGGGCGAGGGCTGGTGCGAGTGGGAACTCGTGAAGTCCGCCATCCCGCGCTTCCCCGGCCATCGCCAGCCGTTGCGCCCCGAATGGGGCTGCTTCGACGAGAGCGACCCCGCCTGGGCCGCCCGCGAGGCCACCCTGGCCGCCGACCACGGCATTGACGTGTTCCTCTTCGACTGGTACTGGTACAGCGGCGTGCGCATCATGGAGGAGGCGCTCGAACAGGGCTTCCTCAAGACCCCCGCGCGCCGCCTGAAGTTCGCCCTCATGTGGGCCAATCACGATTGGGCCGACTACTTTCCCCCGCCCTTCGGCAAGCCGTGGAACATGTGGCTCCCCAGCCGCCACTCGGCCCGCGACCTCGAGCGCGTGATGGACTACTCGATCGAGCACTACTTCGCCCAGCCCAACTACTGGCAGGTGGGCGGACGCCTCTTCTACAGTGTCTTCCAGCCCGTCAAGTTCGTCAACGAGCTGGGCGGGGCGCCGGCCACGCGCAAGCTCCTGGCCAAGATGGACCGCAAGCTCCGCGCCGCCGGCCTGCCGCCCCTGCACTGGAACGCCATGCTCTGGTCGCCCGACCCCGTGCCCATGCTCAAGGAGGCCGGCTTCCGCAGCACGACCACCTACGTGGTGAACTCGTCGGGCAAGGCCGGCCCCGACCTCCTTGACCGCTACGAGGACGTGATGGCCGCCCACCGCGCCTCGTGGCAGCGCCTGAGCGCCGCCCCCCTGCCCCACCTGCCCGTCGTCTCGATGGGCTGGGACGTCACGCCCCGCTGCGTCGCCGACCTGCCTTGGCCCTTCCCGCCCTCCCCCGCCACCGGGCGGCACGACTACCCGTACATGTCCCTCGTCGTGGGCAACACGCCCGAGCTCTATGGCCAGCTCTGCGCCGACGCCCGCCGCCACATCGAGGCCGACCCCGCCAAGCCCTTCGCCGTGATGCTCAACGCCTGGAACGAGTGGACCGAGGGCAGCTACCTGCTGCCCGAGGAGCGCACGGGCACGGCCTACCTCGAGGCCCTGCGAGCCACGTTCCCCCGCTAG
- a CDS encoding ThuA domain-containing protein, whose amino-acid sequence MAKLKTLVYSGGEIHDWKGCGDAIQAALEAAGQFEITRVNNDLDCLVAPNLDPYDVIVFYHTVGSITEPQLKGLLKFVEGGKGYVGIHSAADSFRECSTYRYFVGGYFVTHPRYRQYQVSVVDTTHPITKDIEEFFVTDEQYITGYDPNNNILATALWRGKTVPVVWTKGHGKGRVAYIALGHNAESCRDETFKTLLARATVWAAARA is encoded by the coding sequence GTGGCGAAGCTGAAGACGCTGGTGTACTCGGGCGGCGAGATTCACGACTGGAAGGGCTGCGGCGACGCGATCCAGGCGGCGCTCGAGGCCGCAGGGCAGTTCGAGATCACGCGGGTGAACAACGACCTCGACTGCCTGGTCGCCCCGAACCTCGACCCCTACGATGTCATCGTCTTCTACCACACGGTCGGCTCGATCACCGAGCCGCAGCTCAAGGGCCTGCTCAAGTTCGTCGAGGGCGGCAAGGGCTACGTGGGCATCCACTCGGCGGCCGACTCGTTCCGCGAGTGCTCGACCTATCGCTACTTCGTCGGCGGCTACTTCGTCACTCACCCGCGCTATCGCCAGTACCAGGTGAGCGTGGTGGACACGACCCACCCGATCACGAAGGACATCGAGGAGTTCTTCGTCACCGACGAGCAATACATCACGGGCTACGACCCGAACAACAACATCCTGGCCACGGCCCTCTGGCGCGGCAAGACGGTGCCCGTCGTGTGGACGAAGGGCCACGGCAAGGGCCGCGTCGCCTACATCGCCCTCGGCCACAACGCCGAGAGCTGCCGCGACGAGACGTTCAAGACCCTGCTCGCCCGCGCCACCGTGTGGGCCGCGGCAAGGGCGTGA
- a CDS encoding ATP-binding protein, whose product MSAPTNSELLALLDCLETVPADDLETVWLEFKPWGDPKDCMRIASEYAICMANSEGGVIVFGVADRTRGRTAAIHGAQGYVLDTWRRGIYDSTTPSLVVQVEELRVPEGTGRLLVVRVPKGADPPYGTSQGVFRRRVGKNCMPMDA is encoded by the coding sequence ATGAGCGCTCCGACGAACTCGGAACTCCTGGCCCTACTGGACTGCCTTGAGACAGTCCCTGCAGATGACCTTGAGACCGTCTGGCTAGAGTTCAAGCCGTGGGGGGATCCAAAGGACTGCATGAGGATTGCGTCAGAGTACGCCATCTGCATGGCGAACTCCGAAGGCGGAGTGATTGTGTTCGGCGTGGCGGACCGCACACGGGGGCGCACCGCCGCTATCCATGGGGCTCAAGGCTACGTTCTGGACACGTGGCGCCGAGGCATCTACGACTCCACGACACCGAGCCTCGTCGTCCAGGTTGAGGAACTCCGCGTGCCAGAAGGCACAGGGCGGTTGCTCGTCGTCCGCGTCCCCAAGGGGGCCGACCCGCCATACGGCACGAGCCAAGGTGTGTTCCGCAGACGGGTGGGCAAGAACTGCATGCCAATGGACGCCTAG
- a CDS encoding ATP-binding protein — protein MASGALDWSGEAAEGVGIAELDPVEIARARGILRRMDASSELLRLDDRALLAGLGAVRGDRVTHTGLLLYGREEVLSAVCPQHQVHYVHQVSDTQLARNDAYRMGLLNVLERLEQAFSGPANPEQELEIGFFKLRVPAFPLEVVREALLNAVTHRDYSDPGEVLVRHTPRELVVTSPEGFLANITPSNILRAEPVSRNGTLAQALQRLRLVERAGIGRHRIFIPTLSYGKRTPEYETDGTRVTLRIFDGGFDERMARLVAKWRNEGRDIGLDVLLILSFLRENAFVDTPSASRLLQLSRDAARAVLDQLAQPRAGILERRGRTKAATYHLAKGVAKDLLGKAAYTKTRGLNPIRYAEMVKAYLDDHGSITPQECRELLGLGESQSARVEVSRYLTQWSQKGGFLRRDGKPPKVRYHPATER, from the coding sequence GTGGCCTCTGGCGCGCTGGACTGGAGCGGGGAAGCGGCGGAGGGGGTCGGGATTGCGGAACTGGACCCTGTGGAGATCGCCAGGGCCCGTGGCATACTGCGGCGGATGGACGCTTCATCAGAACTGCTGCGGCTCGACGATCGGGCGCTCCTTGCCGGTCTGGGCGCGGTACGCGGCGACCGTGTGACCCACACCGGACTTCTGCTCTACGGCCGCGAGGAGGTGCTCTCGGCCGTCTGCCCGCAGCATCAGGTGCATTACGTGCACCAGGTCTCCGACACACAACTCGCTCGGAACGACGCCTATCGGATGGGGCTCCTGAATGTCCTGGAGCGCCTTGAGCAGGCATTCTCGGGGCCCGCCAACCCTGAGCAGGAACTCGAGATTGGCTTCTTCAAGCTGCGCGTTCCCGCGTTCCCGTTGGAGGTCGTGCGCGAAGCCCTGCTCAACGCAGTCACCCACAGGGACTATTCTGATCCCGGCGAGGTCCTGGTCCGCCACACGCCGCGTGAGCTCGTCGTGACGAGCCCGGAGGGATTCCTGGCCAATATCACGCCGAGCAACATCCTCCGCGCCGAGCCGGTAAGCCGGAACGGAACCCTTGCGCAGGCCCTCCAGCGACTTCGGCTCGTGGAGCGCGCAGGGATCGGGCGCCATCGCATATTCATCCCCACGCTCTCCTATGGCAAGCGCACACCCGAGTATGAGACAGACGGTACTCGGGTGACATTGCGCATCTTCGATGGCGGGTTCGACGAGCGCATGGCCCGCCTCGTCGCCAAGTGGCGCAACGAAGGCAGGGACATCGGCCTTGATGTCCTCCTCATCCTCTCCTTTCTGCGGGAGAACGCATTTGTTGATACACCGTCGGCATCTCGGCTCTTGCAGCTATCCCGGGACGCAGCGCGGGCCGTCCTCGACCAGTTGGCGCAGCCGCGTGCCGGGATTCTGGAAAGGCGCGGTAGGACGAAGGCCGCCACCTACCATCTGGCAAAGGGGGTCGCCAAGGACCTCCTTGGAAAAGCCGCCTACACAAAGACGCGGGGGCTGAACCCAATCCGCTACGCTGAGATGGTGAAAGCGTACCTGGACGATCACGGCTCGATAACGCCTCAGGAGTGCCGTGAGCTACTTGGACTCGGCGAGTCACAGTCCGCCCGTGTCGAGGTCTCCCGGTACCTGACGCAGTGGTCCCAGAAAGGGGGCTTCCTCCGTCGAGACGGCAAGCCACCCAAGGTTCGCTATCACCCGGCCACGGAGCGTTAG
- a CDS encoding acetylxylan esterase, whose amino-acid sequence MNSLAVSFLIVGLAAMSGAAQVPAKFELPFTATTKDQALAWQKQARARLLDLVERQTTRISTDEVALDVRSGEPKDMGDYTLYPQRFRGSNRTGVFYPLRLAIPKGKGPFPAMLCLHGHGGKAEEVFDPKTIYHGFADRFARGGYVVAAPSLPHHQYAAMALWDLMRCVDILAERPEVDPKRIGVAGLSMGGEWTMWLAACDERLRVAVVSGWMCTTEGVFSVPNCACWCLPGFVELMDVCEAHLLIAPRPLLFESAEQDGCFPIRYTREGYARVRAGYKVFGAEENVKQDVFSAGHEWHGLVAYGFVDQALGGRAAQLPRPAP is encoded by the coding sequence GTGAACAGTCTGGCGGTTTCTTTCCTCATTGTCGGCCTAGCCGCCATGTCTGGAGCCGCCCAGGTGCCCGCCAAGTTCGAGCTGCCCTTCACGGCCACGACGAAGGACCAGGCCCTCGCCTGGCAGAAGCAGGCGCGGGCACGGCTGCTCGACCTCGTCGAGCGGCAGACGACCCGCATCTCGACCGATGAGGTCGCCCTCGACGTCCGCTCGGGCGAGCCGAAGGACATGGGGGACTACACGCTCTACCCGCAGCGCTTCCGCGGCAGCAATCGCACGGGCGTCTTCTATCCCCTCCGCCTCGCCATCCCCAAGGGCAAAGGCCCCTTCCCCGCCATGCTGTGCCTCCACGGCCACGGGGGCAAGGCCGAAGAGGTCTTCGACCCCAAGACCATCTACCACGGCTTCGCCGACCGCTTCGCGCGTGGCGGCTACGTGGTCGCCGCCCCGTCGCTGCCCCACCACCAGTACGCGGCGATGGCGCTATGGGACCTGATGCGGTGCGTGGACATCCTGGCCGAGCGGCCCGAGGTGGACCCCAAGCGCATCGGCGTGGCCGGCCTCTCGATGGGCGGCGAGTGGACGATGTGGCTCGCCGCCTGCGACGAGCGCCTGCGCGTGGCCGTGGTCAGCGGCTGGATGTGCACCACCGAGGGCGTCTTCTCCGTGCCCAACTGCGCCTGCTGGTGCCTGCCCGGCTTCGTCGAGCTGATGGACGTGTGCGAGGCGCACCTCCTCATCGCGCCGCGTCCTCTGCTCTTCGAGAGCGCCGAGCAGGACGGCTGTTTCCCCATCCGCTACACACGGGAAGGCTACGCCCGCGTGCGGGCCGGCTACAAGGTCTTCGGCGCCGAGGAGAACGTGAAGCAGGACGTTTTTTCTGCTGGACACGAGTGGCATGGTCTGGTAGCATACGGCTTCGTTGACCAGGCCCTCGGCGGCCGCGCGGCGCAGCTCCCCCGGCCCGCGCCGTAG
- a CDS encoding PEP-CTERM sorting domain-containing protein (PEP-CTERM proteins occur, often in large numbers, in the proteomes of bacteria that also encode an exosortase, a predicted intramembrane cysteine proteinase. The presence of a PEP-CTERM domain at a protein's C-terminus predicts cleavage within the sorting domain, followed by covalent anchoring to some some component of the (usually Gram-negative) cell surface. Many PEP-CTERM proteins exhibit an unusual sequence composition that includes large numbers of potential glycosylation sites. Expression of one such protein has been shown restore the ability of a bacterium to form floc, a type of biofilm.), whose amino-acid sequence MTLALVGTAQATLVSYWPLNDGPGSSTAANAVAGMPTGTLTNIDPSTDWVTGYNGSGYALDLDGSNDWVNLGTNATLDAIDNPLTASLWARTTAAGAWYRSLFSKFGGTPFWGIGWINANYLGFVIRGTGGDFRPDGPQYWGLDGQWHFHLGLRGNGKVTYFGDGEVLDTRADNGVSTVNTAVINLGSHNASQFVAATVDEPALWNEALKMRQILALASGAYTPATLPPASAFSQNPIEAAGPAGYWRLEETIAGGGAGDWSGNDYHMNGSATGLTKAIPRPLFYDPNNRAMAFDGANGYFTTGAAILSTDFAGGGAYSVELWFNAATRHQGDLLAFTTAAGHAILLELETDGRIRFLHRWPAGGSGGTDLYSTTLYSTGAWHHLVAVKDGADMKLYIDSLLDPATASDASTIAGALSLTLGRITPTTAGRYFNGMLDEIVLYNRALTYDEILYHFTGIFVPEPTGLALLGLGALGLLRRRRTH is encoded by the coding sequence GTGACGCTCGCGCTGGTGGGAACGGCCCAAGCCACCCTGGTGTCTTACTGGCCCCTCAACGACGGGCCGGGCTCGAGCACCGCCGCCAACGCGGTGGCCGGCATGCCCACGGGCACACTGACGAACATTGACCCCTCGACCGACTGGGTGACGGGCTACAACGGCTCGGGCTACGCTCTCGACCTCGATGGCTCCAACGACTGGGTGAACCTGGGCACCAATGCGACGCTCGACGCGATTGATAACCCCCTCACCGCCAGCCTGTGGGCAAGGACCACCGCCGCCGGCGCCTGGTATCGCAGCCTGTTCTCCAAGTTCGGCGGCACGCCCTTCTGGGGCATTGGCTGGATCAACGCCAATTACCTCGGCTTCGTCATCCGCGGCACGGGCGGCGACTTCCGCCCCGACGGCCCGCAATACTGGGGCCTCGACGGCCAGTGGCACTTCCACCTGGGCCTCCGCGGCAACGGCAAGGTCACCTACTTTGGCGACGGCGAGGTGCTCGATACGCGTGCCGACAACGGCGTCTCGACCGTGAACACGGCGGTGATCAACCTCGGCTCCCACAACGCCAGCCAATTCGTCGCCGCCACCGTGGATGAGCCGGCCCTCTGGAACGAGGCCCTGAAGATGCGGCAGATCCTCGCCCTCGCCAGCGGCGCCTACACGCCGGCCACCCTGCCGCCCGCAAGCGCCTTCTCGCAGAACCCCATCGAGGCCGCAGGCCCGGCCGGCTACTGGCGCCTGGAAGAAACCATCGCCGGCGGCGGGGCCGGCGACTGGTCGGGCAACGACTACCACATGAATGGCTCGGCCACCGGCCTCACCAAGGCCATCCCCCGTCCGCTGTTCTACGACCCCAACAACCGCGCCATGGCTTTCGACGGCGCGAACGGCTACTTCACCACCGGCGCCGCCATCCTCTCCACCGACTTCGCGGGCGGCGGCGCCTACTCGGTGGAACTGTGGTTCAACGCCGCCACGCGCCACCAGGGCGACCTGCTCGCCTTCACCACCGCGGCGGGCCACGCCATCCTGCTCGAACTGGAGACCGACGGCCGCATCCGATTCCTCCACCGCTGGCCCGCCGGCGGCAGCGGGGGCACCGACCTCTATTCGACCACCCTCTACAGCACCGGCGCCTGGCACCACCTGGTGGCCGTGAAGGATGGGGCCGACATGAAGCTCTACATTGACAGCCTGCTCGACCCCGCCACGGCGAGCGACGCCTCGACCATCGCCGGCGCCCTGAGCCTCACCCTCGGGCGCATCACCCCCACGACGGCCGGGCGTTACTTCAACGGCATGCTCGACGAGATTGTGCTCTACAACCGCGCGCTCACCTACGACGAGATTCTCTACCACTTCACGGGCATCTTCGTCCCCGAGCCCACAGGCCTCGCCCTCCTGGGCCTCGGCGCGCTGGGCCTGCTGCGCCGCCGGCGCACGCATTGA
- a CDS encoding DNA methyltransferase, translating to MSDDVRPGPVRTPFSQLEPPARSTMGLTGAERRRIFLDGRGFAGHPDIEKNLRTFGCDLSLIEFPEWQRTKHVHRLHPYLGKFVPQLVELFLRRFFRAGDTILDPFGGSGTTLVEANALGIHALGIELSPFNCLIIGAKTRRHDLALLRRETRDALERLEAFAEARSATGLLPFDGANEPSETLAGDSEYLSTWFAPQALQELLFYRSLIADYASRDVMRIILSRAARSCRLIPHFDLARPKAPLKVGEQYYCVKHRRLCEPIAEARKFLRRYSADTVRRLEEFEKLRSDAAVTVLEGDARTTPLPEGVRLDGVFTSPPYVGMIDYHEQHRYAYELFPELERRDEQEIGPMSLGKGKKAQRAYQADMAAVFRHIRPWLKPEAKLFVVANDRHGLYPAIGEMAGLRLVDTFHRPVPMRTERDTTTYFESIFWFELA from the coding sequence GTGAGCGACGACGTCCGCCCTGGCCCTGTCCGCACGCCCTTCTCGCAACTCGAGCCCCCCGCCCGCTCGACCATGGGCCTCACGGGCGCCGAGCGGCGGCGCATCTTCCTCGACGGCCGCGGCTTCGCCGGCCACCCCGACATCGAGAAGAACCTCCGCACCTTCGGCTGCGACCTGTCGCTCATCGAGTTCCCCGAGTGGCAGCGCACCAAACACGTCCACCGACTCCACCCCTACCTCGGCAAGTTCGTGCCCCAGCTCGTCGAGCTGTTCCTCCGCCGCTTCTTCCGGGCGGGCGACACGATCCTCGACCCCTTCGGCGGCTCGGGCACCACGCTCGTCGAGGCCAACGCCCTGGGCATCCACGCCCTCGGCATCGAGCTGTCGCCCTTCAACTGCCTGATCATCGGGGCCAAGACGCGACGGCACGACCTCGCCCTGCTGCGCCGCGAGACCCGCGACGCCCTCGAACGCCTGGAGGCATTCGCCGAGGCGCGGTCGGCCACGGGCCTCTTGCCCTTCGACGGAGCCAACGAGCCATCGGAGACGCTGGCGGGCGACAGCGAGTACCTGAGCACCTGGTTCGCCCCGCAGGCGCTTCAGGAGCTGCTCTTCTATCGCAGCCTCATCGCCGACTATGCGAGCCGGGATGTGATGCGGATCATCCTGAGCCGCGCGGCGCGCTCGTGCCGCCTCATCCCGCACTTCGACCTGGCGCGGCCCAAGGCGCCGCTCAAGGTCGGCGAGCAATACTACTGCGTCAAGCACCGCCGCCTGTGCGAGCCGATCGCCGAGGCGCGCAAGTTCCTCCGCCGCTACTCCGCCGACACGGTGCGGCGGCTCGAGGAGTTCGAGAAGCTCCGCTCCGACGCCGCGGTCACGGTGCTCGAGGGCGACGCCCGCACCACGCCCCTGCCCGAGGGCGTGCGGCTCGACGGCGTGTTCACCTCGCCGCCGTACGTGGGGATGATTGACTACCACGAGCAGCACCGCTATGCTTACGAGCTGTTCCCGGAACTCGAGCGACGCGACGAGCAGGAGATCGGCCCGATGTCGCTCGGCAAGGGCAAGAAGGCGCAGCGCGCCTACCAGGCCGACATGGCGGCGGTCTTCCGCCACATCCGGCCCTGGCTGAAGCCCGAGGCCAAGCTGTTCGTCGTGGCCAACGACCGCCACGGCCTCTATCCCGCCATCGGCGAGATGGCCGGGCTGAGGCTTGTAGATACGTTCCACCGCCCCGTGCCCATGCGCACGGAGCGTGACACGACGACCTACTTCGAAAGCATCTTCTGGTTTGAGTTGGCGTGA
- a CDS encoding DUF1080 domain-containing protein, which translates to MRVTKALVFGLAVLGAAAAFAAEAEEGFTPIFNGKDLTGWEGDAKLWLVEDGTLIGRSPGITYNDFLATTKSYGDFILRFQVKLVENKGNSGVQFRSKRVPPPSHEVSGYQADIAPGWWGKLYDEARRNKVLAGPPDELLKKALKVGDWNDYEVEAIGNKVKLSINGVVTVDYAEPDEKIAREGIIAVQIHSGGPMEVQFRNLRIKEVK; encoded by the coding sequence ATGAGAGTGACGAAAGCACTGGTGTTCGGGCTGGCCGTGTTGGGCGCGGCAGCCGCCTTTGCCGCCGAGGCCGAAGAGGGGTTCACGCCGATCTTCAACGGCAAGGACCTCACGGGCTGGGAGGGCGATGCCAAGCTGTGGCTGGTCGAGGACGGCACCCTCATCGGCCGCTCGCCCGGCATCACGTACAACGACTTCCTGGCGACCACGAAGTCCTACGGCGACTTCATCCTGCGCTTCCAGGTGAAGCTGGTCGAGAACAAGGGCAACAGCGGCGTGCAGTTCCGCTCGAAGCGCGTGCCGCCGCCCAGCCACGAGGTGTCGGGCTACCAGGCCGATATCGCGCCCGGCTGGTGGGGCAAGCTCTACGACGAGGCCCGCCGCAACAAGGTGCTCGCCGGCCCGCCCGACGAGCTGCTCAAGAAGGCCCTCAAGGTCGGCGACTGGAACGACTACGAGGTCGAGGCCATCGGCAACAAGGTCAAGCTCTCGATCAACGGCGTCGTGACCGTGGACTACGCGGAACCCGACGAGAAGATCGCGCGCGAGGGGATCATCGCCGTGCAGATTCACTCCGGCGGCCCGATGGAGGTGCAGTTCCGCAACCTGCGGATCAAAGAGGTGAAGTAG